A window from Streptomyces sp. NBC_00271 encodes these proteins:
- a CDS encoding replication-relaxation family protein, protein MAPVPPLSAGPGQRPHRRADRPKDTPDYTLIVPQPPRIDAVPDGRTGAVALDDRLGDAHRATRRRLARLREEDLVEPHHPAAGRTHPGMVPHPVRRATRCRMARDTRAPASHGGVSDPTAIRLQAAHTLAVTETALAFLTDARRHGAPCRPLNWICEVHHPIPAGRHRPHRHREPDQCPARGRQGPKVVPLRARRPRPRGLADRPAPRPHPPIPTTQQAPEQHEHASVH, encoded by the coding sequence GTGGCACCGGTGCCACCCCTATCGGCCGGCCCAGGCCAGCGCCCCCACCGGAGAGCTGACCGTCCCAAGGACACGCCGGACTACACCCTGATCGTTCCACAGCCACCCAGAATTGACGCAGTACCGGATGGCCGTACCGGAGCAGTTGCACTGGATGATCGCCTCGGGGATGCACATCGAGCGACCCGCCGACGACTGGCCCGGCTGCGGGAAGAAGATCTGGTCGAACCGCATCACCCTGCTGCAGGCCGGACGCATCCGGGTATGGTTCCCCACCCAGTACGACGTGCAACTCGTTGCCGAATGGCCCGAGATACGCGGGCGCCGGCCTCTCACGGGGGGGTGTCCGATCCGACCGCCATACGCCTCCAGGCCGCTCACACGCTGGCCGTGACCGAGACCGCGCTCGCCTTCCTCACCGATGCCCGCCGCCACGGCGCCCCGTGCCGACCGCTGAACTGGATCTGCGAGGTCCACCACCCGATTCCGGCTGGACGGCACCGACCCCACCGGCATCGAGAACCGGATCAGTGCCCTGCGCGCGGCCGCCAGGGGCCTAAGGTCGTTCCGCTTCGTGCACGACGTCCCCGTCCTCGCGGCCTCGCTGACCGACCTGCTCCACGGCCCCACCCGCCCATCCCGACCACACAGCAAGCCCCTGAGCAGCATGAACACGCATCGGTCCATTAG
- a CDS encoding transposase, whose protein sequence is MSVRRSGRPVLQVGAHVRFRDRTWQVVALAGQQVHLAGETGGDETVVAGHLFADPSFAIVGAEMPQAVTRWGLFETAPEDARRKALAWQRHIREVESGLPGGTDSGGVPRAEYDPDRFTLAQREKAKAAELTAIGFGPVSRTTVQRMRLAYRKQGLWGLVDHRTTRRPSPTGRTDERVIAAIEEALRRQRGRSKGTVKGLTPLVAQILEDRYGCGAVPMPSQATFYQLVHQLAHPAEHPHRPARALPAPAGRRAFTPTVALRPGEQVQVDTTRLDVLAVFDDGTTGRPELTIAVDVATRAILAAVLRPAGTKAVDAALLLAEMAVPHPARPTWPDALRLAHAPLPQLQRLMSLDERLQGAAARPVVVPETIVVDRGKVYLSTAFTAACETLGISVQPTPPHAPAAKGIVERTFGTINALLCQHLPGYTGSDVTRRGPAAETEACFSVAQLQDLLDEWLIHYHHRPHEGLRHPTLPKKALTPNQMWAALIAVAGHVPLPLSGSDYLELLPVRWQAIIERGIRIDHRTYDHDVLAPYRGQPSPVTARGGKWEIHTNPHDARQVWIRLPDGHLTEIPWIHRDHIHQPFNSATWQHIKTITTRHGDRNTHEADLADALDQLMRRAHTGTATPGEQRLLTRTAPLKTPPPTAGPRPPYAPDPQADGSDDDSLDDLDDGQEQADGEDEPGGTPVPYTGLGLYDPAQEALNW, encoded by the coding sequence GTGAGCGTGCGGCGTAGCGGACGGCCGGTGCTGCAGGTCGGAGCGCACGTCCGCTTCCGAGACCGCACCTGGCAGGTGGTCGCTCTGGCGGGGCAGCAGGTCCACCTGGCCGGTGAGACAGGAGGAGACGAGACGGTCGTGGCCGGGCATCTGTTCGCCGACCCGTCCTTCGCCATCGTGGGCGCCGAGATGCCGCAGGCCGTGACGCGGTGGGGGCTGTTCGAAACCGCACCCGAGGACGCGCGGCGCAAGGCGCTGGCCTGGCAGCGGCACATCCGCGAGGTGGAGTCCGGCCTGCCCGGCGGGACGGACAGCGGCGGGGTGCCCCGGGCCGAGTACGACCCCGACCGGTTCACACTCGCGCAGCGCGAGAAGGCCAAGGCGGCGGAGCTGACCGCGATCGGCTTCGGGCCCGTCTCCCGGACCACGGTGCAGCGCATGCGCCTGGCCTACCGCAAGCAGGGCCTTTGGGGGCTGGTCGACCACCGCACCACCCGCCGCCCCAGCCCTACCGGGCGCACCGACGAACGCGTCATCGCCGCGATCGAGGAAGCGCTGCGCCGCCAGCGCGGCCGTTCCAAAGGCACCGTCAAAGGCCTGACACCCCTGGTCGCGCAGATCCTGGAGGACCGGTACGGCTGCGGCGCCGTGCCGATGCCCTCCCAGGCCACCTTCTACCAGCTCGTCCACCAGCTCGCCCACCCCGCCGAACACCCTCACCGCCCCGCCCGCGCCCTTCCGGCCCCGGCCGGCAGACGGGCATTCACCCCGACCGTGGCGCTGCGGCCGGGCGAGCAGGTACAGGTCGACACCACGCGGCTGGACGTCCTGGCCGTCTTCGACGACGGCACCACCGGCCGGCCCGAACTCACGATCGCCGTCGACGTCGCCACCCGCGCCATCCTCGCCGCCGTCCTGCGCCCCGCCGGCACCAAGGCCGTCGACGCCGCCCTACTGCTGGCGGAGATGGCCGTCCCGCACCCGGCCCGCCCCACCTGGCCCGACGCCCTGCGCCTCGCCCACGCCCCACTCCCCCAGCTCCAGCGGCTGATGAGTCTGGACGAACGCCTTCAGGGCGCAGCCGCCCGGCCGGTCGTGGTGCCCGAGACGATCGTCGTGGACCGGGGCAAGGTCTACCTGTCCACGGCGTTCACCGCCGCCTGCGAGACCCTCGGCATCAGCGTCCAGCCCACCCCGCCCCACGCCCCCGCCGCCAAAGGCATCGTCGAGCGCACCTTCGGCACCATCAACGCCCTGCTCTGCCAGCACCTGCCCGGCTACACCGGCTCCGACGTCACCCGCCGCGGACCCGCTGCCGAAACCGAGGCCTGCTTCAGCGTCGCCCAGTTGCAGGACCTGCTGGACGAATGGCTGATCCACTACCATCACCGCCCCCATGAAGGCCTGCGCCACCCCACCCTGCCCAAGAAGGCCCTGACCCCGAACCAGATGTGGGCCGCCCTCATCGCCGTCGCCGGCCACGTGCCCCTCCCGCTGAGCGGCAGCGACTACCTCGAACTGCTGCCGGTGCGCTGGCAGGCCATCATCGAACGCGGCATCCGCATCGACCACCGCACCTACGACCACGATGTCCTCGCCCCCTACCGCGGCCAGCCCTCCCCCGTCACGGCGCGCGGCGGCAAATGGGAGATCCACACCAACCCCCACGACGCCCGCCAGGTATGGATCCGCCTGCCCGACGGACACCTGACAGAGATCCCGTGGATCCACCGCGACCACATCCACCAGCCGTTCAACAGCGCCACCTGGCAGCACATCAAAACCATCACCACCCGCCACGGCGACCGCAACACCCACGAAGCCGACCTCGCCGACGCCCTCGACCAGCTCATGCGCCGCGCTCACACCGGCACCGCCACCCCCGGCGAGCAACGCCTCCTCACCCGCACCGCACCGCTGAAAACACCCCCGCCCACGGCCGGCCCCCGCCCTCCCTACGCCCCGGACCCGCAGGCCGACGGCTCGGACGACGACAGCCTCGACGACCTGGACGACGGCCAGGAGCAGGCCGACGGCGAGGACGAACCCGGCGGCACCCCCGTCCCGTACACCGGACTCGGCCTCTACGACCCCGCCCAGGAAGCCCTCAACTGGTGA
- a CDS encoding TniB family NTP-binding protein produces the protein MTTWQGWQHFASTPPQTPPKPGDAPRSTEERLAYHSAFVTVRTPAIDTLATQVRTLMILGRHQQTTARPSLIVTGPAAAGKTTALLEVGRTCHLAHTRKHPAPPGRTHQQIPVAYLLVPPGATAKTLATEFAHYLGIPVTTRMTQTQITEAVCHTYTAAGVRLVLIDEIHRLNPRTTTGAEAADLLKDLTERIRATFVYTGIDVASTPLFAGVRGAQLAGRASLITCGPLPARHGQTRPFTDLITDMENALDLNRHPPGTLPRHASYLHQRTAGRIGSLARLIRQAAITAICDGTERITKKALEAIQLDHLAEEANRPHTRRTATTA, from the coding sequence ATCACCACCTGGCAGGGCTGGCAGCACTTCGCCAGCACCCCGCCCCAAACCCCGCCCAAGCCCGGCGATGCGCCCCGCAGCACGGAAGAACGCCTCGCCTACCACTCCGCGTTCGTCACCGTCCGCACCCCCGCCATCGACACCCTCGCCACCCAGGTCCGCACCCTGATGATCCTCGGCCGCCACCAGCAGACCACCGCCCGCCCCTCACTGATCGTCACCGGCCCCGCCGCGGCCGGAAAAACGACCGCCCTCCTCGAAGTCGGGCGCACCTGCCACCTCGCCCACACCCGCAAACACCCCGCCCCGCCCGGACGCACCCACCAGCAGATACCGGTCGCATACCTGCTGGTGCCGCCCGGCGCCACCGCCAAGACCCTCGCCACCGAATTCGCCCACTACCTCGGCATCCCCGTCACCACCCGCATGACCCAGACCCAGATCACCGAGGCCGTCTGCCACACCTACACCGCCGCCGGCGTCCGCCTGGTCCTCATCGACGAGATCCACCGCCTCAACCCGCGCACGACCACCGGCGCGGAAGCCGCCGACCTGCTCAAAGACCTCACCGAACGCATCAGAGCGACCTTCGTCTACACCGGCATTGACGTCGCCTCAACCCCGCTGTTCGCCGGAGTCCGCGGCGCCCAACTCGCCGGCCGCGCCAGCCTCATCACCTGCGGCCCCCTCCCCGCCCGCCACGGCCAGACCCGGCCCTTCACCGACCTCATCACCGACATGGAGAACGCCCTCGACCTGAACCGGCACCCACCCGGCACACTCCCCCGCCACGCCTCCTACCTCCACCAGCGCACCGCCGGCCGCATCGGCAGCCTCGCCCGCCTCATCCGCCAAGCCGCCATCACCGCCATCTGCGACGGCACCGAACGCATCACCAAGAAAGCCCTCGAAGCCATCCAGCTCGACCACCTCGCCGAAGAAGCAAACCGACCCCACACCCGACGAACAGCGACAACGGCATGA